A window of Phragmites australis chromosome 15, lpPhrAust1.1, whole genome shotgun sequence genomic DNA:
GGCACCGTTTGATCGGGAGAGAGGTCGTTATTACGGGCCAGGTGTGGTGGGTCCGTTGGCGCGGGGGAGCGAGTGCACTGGCGACCGGGCGCGGGTCGGAGCGCGTGGGGAGGGACGCGTTATTTAGGGTCCGTACGGATTcagattctaaaaaaaaaacgttcagattctcaaaaaaaaaaccgtTTTGGTTCTATATTATTTCCGAAAACGTTTTTCTGATTTAAGGTTTTGGTTctagaattttattaaaaaattgtttttatgatgaattacttttaaaaattatttggctTGTTGTTTggattcagtttttttttttaggatatTAGCATAATGGATTATTTTGCccatatactattttttatttctatttgaCTTTTCATTTAACATAAATAATGTTGTTTATTTGACTTTTCTTTAACATAAATAATCTCTCTTCCTTACCTCCCTCCTTTATATCTAGTTCCCTTATCCATTTGACTTTTCTTATCTCTCTCTTATCAACAACCAGGGGGCATGGGCAGACAGTGATGCCTCTAGCAGGCAACGGTCGAGCGAGCAGCGCAGTAGGTAGGCAACAAGGGCAAGATAGGCAAGAATCGGATAAAATGCCTCTTATACCGTTCCAAGGATTCATCCCGATTCTCCGAAATGTTTTGGCTAAAAACAATTCATTTCACTCCATTTGGCAACCGATTCTTCGAGAATTGAAGAGATTCGGAACCGATAATGTGTGCCAAACAAGACCTTAATTTTCTAGGATGAAGTGATTAATCAAACTAAACATCCACTAGCTGATTGTGATGAATCCTCTTGGTTCAATATGACTTAATCGTTTATTATTTTCTCGCATCAGTGAAGTCGTTGTAGTATAGTGGTGAGTATTCCCGCCTGTCACGCGGGTGACCCGGGTTCGATCCCCGGCAACggcgttttttatttttttcaatagtGCCTTCCCTTTCAGCTGCAGCCTCATCGTCGCGTGGTTGCCTTTTGAAATTACAATATCATCAAGGAGGGCTTGAGCTTTTAGATCTCCAACTTCCAaattgattctctctttttgttCGGAAGCAAAGATACCCAGCAAAGACTAGATGATAAGAAAACGAAATGTTTGGGACACAAAACGAGCGCGAAATCAGAAAATTCATATAACGCCAATCATGCTATCCGTGCTTTATGAAACAAACAATAGCAAGCAATGAAACTATACAGTCTTCTCATCGATCAAATAGGCAATAAACACAGGAATTTTTGCAGTAAAGCCACTAACCTAGCAGCTCTATTTGGATTCTAGATTTTACATTCCAAACGTACTAACAAGGCAAAAACATGACATATTTAGGGCAGAAAACGCAATTCCCAGGCAAAGCTCAAGAACATAACCAGTAACTTTATTCTAATTTGATGAGAATCCAATTCCGACATTACAACTGTTACATCATGCCAAAAAAATGTAAATACCCTAAAACCGACAGGACGGTTGTCCAGGGAAGTAGTGACAATTTTAAGTTACAAAGAAGCGATCTCAGTCCATCAGCACTATCCCAAACAGTATTTCAGTATGACAGTCACAGACATGAACAAACGAAGTTTATACTATATTGCCTTTTACTTCTTGGGAGCGCCATTTGAGGTGGCAACTCCACCTTTCGGTGGGTTAAGCTCATCCCAGGCCTCGATCCATGTGACCATGGAGTCAGCAAGCTTGTTGAAGTATCCGTCCACCTTGCCAAGCTTCGCCCTCACCTGCTTCGCCAGCTCAAGGTAACACTTCTGGACAGTGGTTGCCTCCTTTGGAAGGGAAACTGACTGGAAGAAGGGGATCAGCTCCTCTTGCCAGAAGATGCCCTTGTATTCCTTCTTCAGGTTCACAAACgggttgcttgccttgctgtgcCAGATGTAGGGCAGGCCAGTCTTCACACCCAGGCCCAGATGATCCGTAATGACCTGTGTTCCACCAGAACATTGGCATGGTTTAGTTTTAGTCAGTACAAAGATACTGCACCAAGACAAATAAATCACCAAACAATGCACAATATGTCAGTATCAATAAGCATAGACTGGTAATAGTTACTAGCTTGCACAATGCAACTGCTTATGACCAATTGTGCGTGACCATGAAATTGGTTCTTTGCATATATTTGTGGGCATAACTATTAACAGCAATGCAATTTCCGAATGAAATACTAGTAACAGAATATACCTTGGTGCACCATCCCGCCCACATATCATCGTAGCGACCAATAGGCTGGCCATCACCCATAAGGCCGAAGTACATCGCAGGACCAATGAGCTCACGGTCAAATGCAAGGTTCATTCCACACATTGGGAAGAGGGTACCCTTGGGGATCGTAAGAATAGCATCCACATACCTGATTCAATGAAAGAAATACCATATTAGTAAAAGAGCATCGCTTAAATGATGAAAGCTGCTGGAATGTAACATCCTTGCCTGTTATTTCTCTCAAGGGGCTTGACAAGCTGGGTAGGGGCATCATAGTCTGGAATGTTGAGCCAAAGCCCATGAGAAACAGCAGTTGGGACACCCTCACGAAGGCTGAAGGGGTACCCACGAACAAAATCGGCACCATCACGGTAAGGGTCATACAGAGTATTAAAGAAAAATGGAGTAGAAGGGCTCAAAAGGTTCTTGATGTGTTGTTCAAGTGCATTGATGTCCTTTCCTGATGGATCCTTAGCAATCTACGAGTTTGCCAAAAGATTAGAATGAGCTAGTGACAAACAATAGAGCAAGAATCTGGCATTTATTAGCATTACCCAAATGTATTTAACAAGTACAGAGCGGAGGACTAAAATAATGAATAACATTCCAAGGCTATTAAATTTATACCGCAAGGCATGTGCATCTGCTAGTGTCGACTGCCAACATAGAAAACTATTCTGTAGGACTTCCTTGCATGCAAGTAACGCCATGAAAGCAAACATCAGCATACTATTTTTTAAGCAAATAGTCATTACAAAGCAAAGCCCAGCTCTTAAAGTTAAAGTTTGCTGCtatattttcattttcacaaaagaataaaaggcAGATGTTTGCTTCGCATTAGATCCCTGAATCACAAGCCAACCAAACAATCCAATAAAAGGAAACTATCTGGCAAGCAGGTGGGACCCTGGAGTGAATGCACTTGAAACACTATTAAGATTTAAGCCCTACAACAATCTTTCTAATACCCATATGGTttacaaattttccaatggcTCTTGAACACGACTTATTATATTTCCTGTTTCTACCTTTTTTGACAAGACATTCTTTTCATCAGTTTTTATGAGTCCAAACAATGCAAGGACAAAACAAAAAGTGAAGTGCAGCCCAAGGCTTGATGATGGCATGGTCCATCAAGTGGTGGTGATTTCAGAGAGGCGGTTGCTCCAATCTAGCTTTACATTTACATTTCTTGAGCAAAGGGATAATTTATAGTTATAAGAAACGCATATggcgataaaataaaaaataggataGCCCAAGGCTACATGGATATATCGTTCATTCCAAATACAATATATGTTTAGCCTTCGGAATAAACCATGTAAGGTGCAATCAAGATAGCTCTCTATTATTGTTTTCATATTGTTAAATAAGCATTTTTGTCCCCTAGTTACTCAGTCTAATGATCATGACTCTCAAGCATCAACGCAACCGACAAAGTAGGGCGGCAAAGGCGATATATACAAGTCTTGTCGCTGCATCGTTACATCTGAATTCAACAGCCATTGTTAGGTACCACAGCACATCTCCAAGTAATACAGGATCAAATCAGTGTGGCTAGATCCAATGCTTGATACAGTACCTTTGAAGCACTGGAGCAAGTCAAAAGTTCAGTCCAACAGCAACCTAACACGATTAGATCTGATACACGAAGCACTCCAAGGATCGGGGAGACACTATTTAGCCAGACACGTGGAATTTGCATTCTACCCACCCACATCACAGCACTATGAGCCATGGCAGATTTGACCATAACTGACAGGAGTAACAACAAAGAACGAACTTTACATCCAAATCACAATGTACGTATGCACGTATCCCAAATCTCATCACTTAAATCATCACACGAGACATCCCCACgaagaaacaaactaaagatcacacCTTTGCCGTAATCTACTTAGCCAGATCGGATCCCCACCACCAAACCGCACCAAGATCCCACCTTGCCGCGACAAATCACACCATTCGGCCAATTAGGCCAAGATCCAGCGGTCTACCGGCAACGGATCAGACCAAAGGCAGGAACAGACCTCAGATCACAGGGGAAGGGAGGGGGGGGAGTCAGGCACTCACGAAGCAGTCGTCGTCGATGGTGTAGATGTACTTCTTCTTGGAGACCATGTACCCGAAGCATCGGCACGCGGAGTCCTTGAATGAGATGCAGGACGCCTTGGGCCCGAGGATGCGGTTGATGTCGTTGCGGTTATAGAGCTCGTAGTCGAAGCCCTCGGGCACCTTGATGGTCTTGCTGGGGTCGCCGTCCTGCACGATGATGAGGTGGTACGGCTGGAAGAAGGGCCGCCACATCTCGAGGAAGTCGAGGTTGCGGATGGTCGGGATGACGATGTCCAGCTCGTCCTTGAGCAGCGGCGTCGGCGCGTGGGAGGCGGAAGCCATTGCGGGCGGCGGCAGAGGGAGGAGGCAGCCGGCCAGGCAGGGGGCGCGGTGGTGGTCGGGGTGGGGAGGGAGGGAAGGGAAACGGAGGGGTATAAAAGGACGGAGGGAGCTGGCCGGACCGGGGATGGACCGGCCGTGGTGGGTGGgctagtggaggtggagcgGCCGCCCGCCGGTTGTTTGCCTGTGTGCCAAGGGAACAGTGAGTTGGGGCGGGATACTTGTCATGTGGTTACACCCATTCAAACGTCCGGCCTAAGTCCGGCCTGACCTGACGAAGCTAGACGTGAAGCCCTCAGAAAGCCcagaattattttttaaaatagtttctgaattttgtgtttttttgtgACGTTGGGATGTAAAGGCAGCAGGGGGCTGCGGTGCTGCGGATGTGGGTGGCGTAGCGAGACGGTAGTGGCATTGCTTATGCCTCGATCACGGGGAGCCACGGGGAGTGGAGGAGGGTGGTAGGCGGGCATGAGGGAAGATGGGCTACAACGACATTAAAAATATTCAGTGTGGAGATGATAGAACAATGTCGTGATATGTGGATGAACAATATCATCTCTCTCTTACTTAAATGAACTTGTATTTGAAAATTGATGTAGCACTGGTTTTTTACTATATAGTTTAGACCACACGTTTAATGGAGACTGTACCATTTTCTGACAAATCCACTGTGCCTTTCATGTTCTAAAGAAATGCTACATTACTCGGCATGACTCGATTTCCAAGTTAATGAATCTTTTGTGAAACCAACGTGAttaaaaaaagttcaaattttcCACACGAATCGCCTCAAGAGTTTGTTTCCAAAACTCCCATGGAATTACACGCGAATATCGCCTGTCGTGATTGAGATCGATTTTAAATGTCCGTCCTTCGCGGCAGCGCGTGATGTGAAATCCGTTTCCAGGCCGGACGGGCGTCGCTCTGATTTACAGAGCGAGCACGGTCTGGTCGGCGTTGTCATCAGGTAGCCCTGCCACTTGCCGGGGATTCACATCCTCGGCAAAGTCAGATGTGCTATATTAATTCATAATTCGTGTTTTCATGTCGGATCACGAATGGATGTTCAGGATTTTAGTGATACAGTATTACTACAGTACCTTTTTCAACAGTATTTTCGCTGCAGTGTTTTGCTACAATAATAAAGTGCATTTCACTGTTCGTGCACTCACGAATCCTTGCACTTGCCGGACGTAGGCCAAGAACAGGAAGACCAACCGATGGACGCCGAGCTGTGCGCGCGCTTCTTGAGTGCAAGCGCGGTCACTTGAAGACCACAACAGGACGCGCGCCTTTCCGCGGTTCACGTTACTGCTGCTGCATGTGTCAATGCGTGGAAGAACTCCCAAATCACGATGGCGCGTACGGCACCGTGTTCTCAGACTAGATTAAACCACGCAACGTTGGTGTGGTCTGTCACGTATCAAAAGGGCCCTTTTTGCGCTTTTGGCTCCATGCATGTGAGCTCTCAGCAACAATATCGACCGATGGCCACACACACACAGGACAGCATGCATATGATTATTGACAACGGAAGGGATGGCTCCATGAACGTACCGCGATGTGATCCCTTTTTCGAAAAGGAGCAACAGCTCAAATCAAACGTTCAAACTCATAGTCACGATCTACAACGAGACTGTGCATTGGcatctttttttgttgttgttgcatggCTCAGCAGCAGCACCCCTAATTTTTTAGCATGGAAGAGTAAGAATAAAAGAATGATGTGAACAGAGgtagaaaaagaggaggagaaataGCGACGATTTTCATCCGTCACCGCCCCTCCCTATTTGAACTTTTTGAGGGATCCGAGGTGCAGCATGTGTGTATGAGCGAATCCCGTAACGGCATATTAAGAACTGGTACGACTTTTTCTAAGCTCCTATCGGAAAGTTCATCCCTTTGCCCACATTGCACGTTGGTTGTTGTCAGCGTGGACATTACTACGCAGCTAGCGCTAGAAGAACGCGTGGTGAAATGGTGATTGGATATTTGCATTTTGCCTGAACGTGTTGACAACCCATGCACTGCACGGCACATCTTCTGCCTACACGTACCCACCGGAGGGAGGGAGGTAGGTACGTGGCCCTGACCTGACAACAcgacatgcacaaattcatccatgACATTGATGACAACCTG
This region includes:
- the LOC133893565 gene encoding UDP-arabinopyranose mutase 3-like; the encoded protein is MASASHAPTPLLKDELDIVIPTIRNLDFLEMWRPFFQPYHLIIVQDGDPSKTIKVPEGFDYELYNRNDINRILGPKASCISFKDSACRCFGYMVSKKKYIYTIDDDCFIAKDPSGKDINALEQHIKNLLSPSTPFFFNTLYDPYRDGADFVRGYPFSLREGVPTAVSHGLWLNIPDYDAPTQLVKPLERNNRYVDAILTIPKGTLFPMCGMNLAFDRELIGPAMYFGLMGDGQPIGRYDDMWAGWCTKVITDHLGLGVKTGLPYIWHSKASNPFVNLKKEYKGIFWQEELIPFFQSVSLPKEATTVQKCYLELAKQVRAKLGKVDGYFNKLADSMVTWIEAWDELNPPKGGVATSNGAPKK